One Acidobacteriota bacterium DNA window includes the following coding sequences:
- a CDS encoding CRTAC1 family protein, producing MVRFAVLAALTVLALGDPTVASAVTFTNIAEDGGAGITWERVPSPRLAHRDAIVAMSPIPSMDFFGLRTNSSPQKGSGNPGLAIFDYDNDGDLDIYATNGPGAENSLYSSQLVESGSLTFVDVAGAAGVGAFDQDSAGVCYGDIDNDGDQDLYVLGTGEANILFENQGDGTFTDITAAAGVAGDGRHPVGCSFGDIDNDGLLDVVVANTYDDWTHRISVFRIGPTYEGMEHNYLFHNQGGNVFADVSASSGIENVSNMEGGAFTWAIAMVDYDQDGDIDIVSADNQGGAPQDRSEERGWNRIFQNDGTGQFTDVTIAAGMDIFGGWMGLDFSDLNCDGNLDFFATNLGYIGSGQPSRWFFGNDDGTFTDPGVGDLVMTPFGWGVSFLDYENDGDADIVFHGGVDILSLVDKSNPGVMLRNDGACSGIFSWDQDAFSTDHLNRTVHAVAVGDLDEDGFEDIVSASNFNVVEDFEIPFAGVLLPPFGSPFDEVSSATVSFSSREIMGFQVYLDPVFERGNLSVEINSADSGNKWIEVKALGTVGIVDDASTNRDGIGAVVAFTPRGGNTSLRPIIGGSSYSSQDDLAANFGLGQAPWGTVEVMWPGGTRNRLYGVRHSESITFPEIPCSIDDSNVLGYISCLRGSLADLESAGVLDRREKFRFLASGLRAFFENNAP from the coding sequence ATGGTCCGGTTTGCGGTTCTCGCCGCCCTGACCGTCCTCGCCCTCGGCGATCCGACGGTCGCCTCCGCTGTCACCTTCACCAACATCGCCGAAGACGGCGGCGCCGGCATCACCTGGGAGCGCGTGCCTTCGCCGCGCTTGGCCCACCGCGACGCCATCGTCGCCATGTCGCCCATCCCGTCGATGGATTTCTTCGGCCTGCGCACCAACTCCAGCCCCCAGAAGGGCAGCGGCAACCCGGGCCTGGCGATCTTCGACTACGACAATGACGGCGATCTCGACATCTACGCCACCAACGGCCCCGGTGCCGAGAACAGCCTGTACTCCAGCCAGCTGGTGGAGAGCGGCAGCCTGACCTTCGTCGACGTCGCCGGTGCCGCCGGTGTCGGAGCCTTCGACCAGGACAGCGCCGGCGTGTGCTACGGCGACATCGACAACGACGGCGACCAGGACCTCTACGTACTGGGCACCGGTGAGGCCAACATCCTGTTCGAGAACCAGGGCGACGGCACCTTCACCGACATCACCGCCGCCGCCGGCGTCGCCGGTGACGGCCGCCACCCCGTTGGCTGCTCCTTCGGCGACATCGACAACGACGGTCTGCTGGACGTCGTGGTGGCCAACACCTACGACGACTGGACTCACCGCATCTCGGTCTTCCGCATCGGTCCGACCTACGAGGGCATGGAGCACAACTACCTGTTCCACAATCAGGGCGGCAACGTCTTCGCCGACGTCAGCGCCTCCTCGGGGATCGAGAACGTCTCCAACATGGAGGGTGGCGCTTTCACCTGGGCCATCGCCATGGTCGACTACGACCAGGACGGCGACATCGACATCGTCAGCGCCGACAACCAGGGCGGCGCGCCTCAGGATCGTTCCGAGGAGCGCGGCTGGAACCGCATCTTCCAGAACGACGGCACCGGCCAGTTCACCGACGTCACCATCGCCGCCGGCATGGACATCTTCGGCGGCTGGATGGGCCTCGACTTCAGCGATCTGAACTGCGACGGCAACCTGGACTTCTTCGCCACCAACCTGGGCTACATCGGTTCCGGTCAGCCCTCCCGCTGGTTCTTCGGCAACGACGACGGCACTTTCACCGATCCCGGCGTCGGCGATCTGGTGATGACTCCCTTCGGCTGGGGCGTCAGCTTCCTCGACTACGAGAACGACGGCGACGCCGACATCGTCTTCCACGGCGGCGTCGACATCCTGTCGCTGGTGGACAAGAGCAACCCCGGCGTCATGCTGCGCAACGACGGCGCCTGCTCCGGCATCTTCAGCTGGGACCAGGACGCCTTCAGCACCGATCACCTCAACCGCACGGTGCACGCCGTGGCGGTGGGTGACCTCGACGAGGACGGCTTCGAGGACATCGTCTCGGCCTCCAACTTCAACGTTGTCGAGGACTTCGAGATCCCCTTCGCCGGCGTTCTGCTGCCGCCCTTCGGCTCGCCCTTCGACGAAGTCTCCTCCGCCACGGTGAGCTTCTCCAGCCGCGAGATCATGGGCTTCCAGGTGTACCTGGACCCGGTCTTCGAGCGCGGGAACCTGTCGGTTGAGATCAACAGCGCCGACAGCGGCAACAAGTGGATCGAGGTCAAGGCCCTGGGCACCGTCGGCATCGTCGACGACGCCAGCACCAACCGCGACGGCATCGGCGCCGTGGTGGCCTTCACCCCCCGGGGTGGCAACACCTCGCTGCGGCCCATCATCGGCGGCTCCAGCTACTCCTCCCAGGACGACCTGGCGGCCAACTTCGGCCTCGGTCAGGCCCCCTGGGGCACCGTCGAGGTGATGTGGCCCGGTGGCACGCGCAACCGCCTCTATGGCGTGCGCCACAGCGAGAGCATCACCTTCCCGGAGATTCCCTGCAGCATCGACGACAGCAACGTGCTGGGCTACATCTCCTGCCTGCGAGGCTCCTTGGCGGACCTCGAGAGCGCCGGTGTGCTGGACCGCCGAGAGAAGTTCCGCTTCCTCGCCAGCGGCCTGCGGGCGTTCTTCGAGAACAACGCCCCCTGA